The Gadus chalcogrammus isolate NIFS_2021 chromosome 10, NIFS_Gcha_1.0, whole genome shotgun sequence genome contains a region encoding:
- the nox1 gene encoding NADPH oxidase 1, with product MGNMIINHGLTSFILVVWMSINIFLFVWFYFFYDLGDQFYYTRHLLGSALAWARAPAAVLNFNCLLILLPVCRNLLSLIRGSFMCCGRTMRKQLDKNISFHKLVAYMIGLMTAVHTIAHLLNVEWYNNSRRRMYDPLSTALSDLPDGNNTTYLNPIRNIDVNAQQNPTYFAMTSLAGITGVIITLCLILIITSSMEVIRRSYFEVFWYTHHLFVIFFIGLVIHGAGRIVRSQKNLVEHNYTLCKDRIESWGKVAECPYPQFAGGEPGTWKWVIGPMFLYLCERILRFIRYTQTVKYRKIVIRPSKVLELQLVKAGFKMEVGQYVFLNCPAISHLEWHPFTMTSAPEEDFFSVHIRSVGDWTQKLISMVEELPEGTQGPRMGVDGPFGTASEDVFDYEVSMLVGAGIGVTPFASILKSIWYKFKDSDPKLRTRKIYFYWLCRETHAFEWFADLLQVLEKEMEERGMGDFLTYKLFLTGWDQSHTDHVMVRFDEDTDVVTGLKQKTNYGRPNWEKEFEQVRKENPSSTVGTFLCGPAVLAKVLEKKCAKYSDVDPRKTRFYFNKENF from the exons ATGGGGAACATGATCATCAACCATGGACTTACATCCTTCATACTG GTTGTTTGGATGAGCATCAACATTTTCCTCTTCGTCTGGTTTTACTTTTTCTACGATTTGGGAGATCAATTTTACTACACGCGACACCTCCTCGGC TCCGCCCTGGCCTGGGCCAGAGCCCCTGCTGCCGTGCTCAACTTCAACTGTCTGCTCATTCTACTGCCGGTGTGTCGCAACCTGCTGTCCCTGATCCGGGGCTCCTTTATG TGCTGTGGACGAACAATGAGGAAACAGCTTGACAAAAACATAAGCTTCCATAAATTGGTCGCCTATATGATTGGCCTGATGACAG CCGTCCACACCATCGCCCACCTCCTGAACGTGGAGTGGTACAACAACAGCAGGCGCAGAATGTACGACCCACTTAGCACAGCGCTGTCTGATCTGCCGGACGGTAACAACACCACCTACCTGAACCCCATCCGCAACATTGACGTG AACGCGCAGCAGAACCCCACCTACTTCGCCATGACCAGCCTGGCGGGAATTACCGGCGTCATCATCACGCTctgcctcatcctcatcatcacctcGTCCATGGAGGTCATCCGCCGGTCCTACTTCGAGGTCTTCTggtacacacaccacctcttcGTCATCTTCTTCATCGGCCTGGTCATCCACGGAGCAGG ACGCATCGTGAGGAGTCAGAAGAATTTGGTAGAGCACAACTACACGCTCTGTAAGGACCGCATTGAGAGCTGGGGGAAGGTCGCTGAGTGTCCTTACCCTCAGTTCGCTGGAGGTGAACCTGGG ACGTGGAAGTGGGTGATCGGTCCGATGTTTCTGTATCTGTGCGAGCGCATTCTACGCTTCATCCGCTACACGCAGACGGTCAAATACAGGAAG ATTGTGATCAGACCGTCCAAGGTGCTAGAGCTGCAGTTGGTGAAAGCTGGTTTCAAGATGGAGGTGGGCCAATACGTCTTCCTCAACTGCCCCGCCATCTCCCATCTCGAGTGGCATCCGTTCACCATGACCTCTGCCCCCGAAGAGGACTTCTTCAGCGTCCACATTCGCTCGGTGGGTGACTGGACACAGAAGCTCATCAGTATGGTGGAAGAGCTGCCTGAGGGGACACAGGGACCCAG AATGGGCGTTGACGGTCCCTTCGGCACAGCCAGTGAAGACGTGTTTGACTATGAGGTCAGCATGCTGGTCGGAGCAGGCATCGGGGTGACCCCCTTCGCGTCAATCCTCAAGTCCATCTGGTACAAATTCAAGGATTCCGACCCCAAGTTGCGCACTCGAAAG ATCTACTTTTACTGGTTGTGCCGGGAAACCCATGCCTTCGAGTGGTTTGCAGATCTTCTACAGGTGCTagagaaggagatggaagagagaggaatgggGGATTTCCTCACCTACAAACTCTTCCTGACTGGATGGGATCAGAGCCAT ACTGATCATGTAATGGTTCGTTTTGACGAGGACACAGACGTTGTGACTGGACTCAAGCAAAAAACTAATTACGGAAGACCCAACTGGGAGAAAGAGTTTGAGCAAGTTCGTAAAGAGAATCCGTC ATCTACTGTAGGAACCTTCTTGTGTGGCCCAGCAGTCTTAGCCAAGGTGTTGGAGAAGAAATGTGCCAAATACTCAGACGTGGATCCTCGCAAGACTCGATTTTACTTCAACAAAGAGAATTTCTAG
- the xkrx gene encoding XK-related protein 2, producing MEDHDPIERETPDVAEQSEHDGASMENGVMLVVNHSRIKPPFSVVLATLLYCAEFITASVMCSMYHKTEDTVWLGFTISFVLVPAVLIQMALTFFHRDLGRDRPLVLFLHLLLLGPVVRCLEALVVYYRAGKKEEPYVTISRKIGLKRGHDMPMEWEIGHSERKLAAHRNAFKRTALIQAFLGSTPQLTLQLYATIQEKYFLPTRVALMVITLVSITYGALVCSVLAIQIRYDNYKVRLRPGAYVCMIVWRGLEIATRITSLVLFSTALVHWMIPVGLVNLLFFFFLPWAEFWARRGTLPENVEKNFSKLGTTVVLCMFTLLYACINVFCWSAVQLDLSHRELIEKKQRWDRLAVYYTARFAENCLLIGLWYIHKSDFYEYVCAPMLVVQLVVCYGMAVLFMLLFYQYFHPCKRLFKHNVHDCLHCVCFKGRGRGRGSGEPRNSYSTNATMVLVADELPPGIASRPDDRETDILDTMEAA from the exons ATGGAGGACCACGACCCAATCGAAAGGGAGACGCCAGACGTGGCCGAACAATCCGAGCACGATGGTGCGTCAATGGAAAACGGAGTCATGCTGGTGGTCAATCACAGTCGCATCAAGCCCCCGTTCAGCGTGGTGCTGGCCACATTGCTGTACTGTGCCGAGTTCATCACTGCCTCGGTGATGTGTAGCATGTACCACAAGACCGAGGACACCGTCTGGCTGGGCTTCACGATCTCGTTCGTGTTAGTGCCCGCTGTCCTGATTCAGATGGCGCTGACGTTCTTCCATCGAGACCTGGGAAGAGACCGTCCATTGGTGCTCTTCTtgcatctcctcctcctggggccTGTGGTTAG GTGCCTGGAAGCGCTGGTGGTCTACTACAGGGCCGGGAAGAAAGAGGAGCCCTACGTCACCATCTCCAGGAAGATCGGGCTGAAGCGGGGCCATGACATGCCCATGGAGTGGGAGATCGGACACTCGGAGCGCAAGCTGGCCGCTCACCGCAACGCCTTCAAGCGCACGGCGCTGATCCAGGCCTTCCTGGGCTCCACCCCCCAGCTCACGCTGCAGCTCTACGCCACCATCCAGGAGAAGTACTTCCTCCCCACACGGG TCGCCCTGATGGTCATCACCCTGGTGTCCATCACGTACGGCGCCCTGGTGTGCAGCGTGCTCGCCATCCAGATCCGCTACGACAACTACAAGGTGCGGCTGCGCCCGGGCGCCTACGTCTGCATGATCGTCTGGCGGGGCCTGGAGATCGCCACGCGCATCACGTCCCTGGTGCTGTTCAGCACGGCGCTCGTCCACTGGATGATCCCCGTGGGGCTGGTCAacctgctcttcttcttcttcctgccgTGGGCCGAGTTCTGGGCGCGCAGGGGCACGCTGCCCGAGAACGTGGAGAAGAACTTCTCCAAGCTGGGCACCACGGTGGTGCTGTGCATGTTCACGCTGCTCTACGCCTGCATCAACGTCTTCTGCTGGTCGGCCGTGCAGCTGGACCTGAGCCACCGGGAGCTGATCGAGAAGAAGCAGCGTTGGGACCGCCTCGCCGTCTACTACACGGCCCGCTTCGCCGAGAACTGCCTGCTCATCGGCCTGTGGTACATCCACAAGTCGGACTTCTACGAGTACGTGTGCGCGCCCATGCTGGTGGTGCAGCTGGTGGTGTGCTACGGAATGGCCGTGCTCTTCATGCTGCTCTTCTACCAGTACTTCCACCCGTGCAAGCGGCTCTTCAAGCACAACGTCCACGACTGCCTGCACTGCGTGTGCTTCAAGGGCCGGGGGCGAGGGCGGGGGTCCGGCGAGCCGCGCAACTCCTACTCCACCAACGCCACCATGGTGCTGGTGGCGGACGAGCTGCCGCCGGGCATCGCCAGCCGACCGGACGACCGGGAAACAGACATCTTGGACACCATGGAGGCGGCCTGA